The Candidatus Beckwithbacteria bacterium genome has a segment encoding these proteins:
- a CDS encoding ATP-dependent helicase — MVDLKSHLNSSQYQAVTTTDKPVLVIAGAGSGKTRVIEYRTLHLVQQGINPQSILLLTFTRKAAAAMLSRAAAHDPKCEQIDGGTFHSFAFKILKRYGKTIGLENNFTILDSADSNELIGSVMGKLGYLDLKKRFPKKETLKGIISKSINKQTAIKNILEREYPQFEEFNQEITNLRQAYTKAKLEASYVDYDDLLVYLKILLENPEMRQRLASQYQHIMVDEYQDTNKLQGDIAYYLAESHGNIMAVGDDAQSIYGFRGATHQNIMEFPVRFPNCQVIKLEENYRSTQLILDLGNVVLDSMKDKYEKKLAAANKQSGLKPEIVTFKNPYDEATWLAQTIKMMRDNGIDLGKQAVLFRSAFISIPLQSELSKLGIPFQVYGGVKFYETAHVKDLVAYLKIVQNFTDELSWIRILKLIENIGPKTAEKIVASLQNCINLNQVIQTLDDEFGSDFSYSQGIKRLLKLLSKLDSDGLALGDIFNFCFDYYKPLLKKHFDDWHLRLSDLETLQDIAASYESLDSFLSDLALEPPERGVAQVDGTYDEEKPLTLSTIHSAKGLEWDSVFLIGMIEGVLPSRFALNFADQIEEEHRLFYVAVTRAKRQLYLTMHHEGGQGGLYQFNRVSRFLEDRRILEKLEQNMVELSKPKNKRVKLVSDDFEEIDTKDKKTLFEKINESWRM, encoded by the coding sequence ATGGTTGATTTAAAATCTCATCTTAATTCTTCCCAATACCAAGCCGTAACGACTACTGACAAACCGGTTTTGGTCATTGCGGGCGCTGGTTCTGGTAAAACTCGGGTGATTGAATACCGGACACTCCATTTAGTTCAACAAGGCATCAACCCACAATCAATTTTATTACTGACTTTTACCAGGAAGGCAGCGGCAGCTATGCTCTCTCGGGCAGCTGCTCATGACCCTAAATGCGAACAAATAGATGGAGGAACGTTTCACTCTTTTGCCTTTAAAATCTTAAAACGCTATGGTAAAACTATTGGTTTGGAAAATAATTTCACCATATTAGATAGTGCTGACTCTAATGAATTAATAGGTAGCGTGATGGGCAAATTAGGGTATTTGGATCTTAAAAAACGTTTTCCTAAAAAAGAAACCCTCAAAGGAATTATCAGTAAATCAATCAATAAACAAACTGCTATCAAAAATATTTTGGAACGGGAATATCCTCAATTTGAAGAATTTAATCAGGAAATTACCAATCTTCGCCAAGCGTATACTAAGGCCAAACTTGAAGCCTCCTATGTTGATTATGACGATCTACTCGTTTATCTCAAAATTTTACTGGAAAATCCAGAGATGAGGCAGCGTTTAGCTAGCCAGTATCAACATATTATGGTTGACGAATATCAGGATACCAATAAATTGCAAGGTGATATTGCTTACTATCTGGCTGAAAGCCATGGCAATATTATGGCAGTTGGCGATGATGCTCAGAGCATTTATGGTTTTAGAGGGGCAACTCATCAGAATATTATGGAATTTCCCGTCCGTTTCCCCAACTGTCAGGTTATTAAACTAGAAGAAAACTATCGGAGTACGCAGCTGATTTTGGATTTAGGTAATGTGGTTTTAGATAGCATGAAAGATAAATATGAGAAAAAGCTGGCAGCAGCCAATAAACAATCTGGTCTTAAGCCAGAGATTGTCACGTTTAAAAACCCGTATGACGAAGCTACTTGGCTAGCCCAGACAATCAAAATGATGCGAGATAATGGGATTGATTTAGGTAAACAAGCTGTACTCTTTAGATCGGCTTTTATTTCCATCCCTCTTCAAAGTGAGCTTTCTAAATTAGGAATTCCGTTTCAGGTTTATGGCGGAGTCAAATTTTACGAAACAGCTCATGTCAAAGATTTAGTAGCTTATTTAAAGATCGTGCAAAATTTTACTGATGAATTATCTTGGATACGGATTTTAAAACTGATTGAAAATATCGGGCCAAAAACTGCTGAGAAAATTGTGGCTAGTTTGCAAAACTGCATCAATCTTAATCAAGTTATCCAAACCTTGGATGATGAATTTGGCTCTGATTTTAGTTATAGCCAGGGGATTAAACGTTTACTAAAATTACTGAGCAAACTTGATAGTGATGGACTAGCTTTAGGTGACATTTTTAATTTTTGTTTTGATTACTATAAACCACTTCTTAAAAAACACTTTGATGATTGGCATCTGCGACTTTCTGATTTAGAAACCTTGCAAGATATTGCTGCTTCTTATGAAAGTCTTGATAGCTTTTTATCAGATTTGGCTTTAGAACCACCTGAACGAGGCGTAGCCCAAGTTGATGGGACATATGATGAAGAAAAACCATTAACCCTTTCTACGATCCACTCAGCCAAAGGTTTGGAGTGGGACAGCGTATTTTTAATCGGTATGATTGAAGGCGTTTTGCCAAGCCGTTTTGCGCTCAATTTTGCAGACCAGATTGAAGAAGAACATCGTCTCTTTTATGTAGCGGTAACTCGGGCTAAACGGCAACTTTATTTGACAATGCATCATGAAGGTGGCCAGGGAGGACTGTATCAATTCAACCGAGTCTCTCGGTTTTTAGAAGATCGGCGGATTTTAGAAAAACTGGAACAAAATATGGTTGAGCTTAGCAAACCCAAAAACAAACGAGTTAAACTAGTGAGTGATGATTTTGAAGAAATTGATACTAAGGATAAAAAAACCTTATTTGAAAAAATCAATGAATCGTGGCGAATGTAA